The nucleotide sequence CGCGTCGGGATAGGCGGCATCAATCACACGCATGGCCTGAAAAACATGATGTTCTTCAGGGCTTTCCACCAGCTTGGCGAAATGTCCTAGAGTGTCTGGCCCAGGCCGCTTGTCGGTCGCCATCTGGCGATTTCCCCCCGTCGTTCGGTCTTTAAGACCGTCTCAGTAAAACTATTGATGGTGGTGTATTTGCGGAAAAACCGCTCCATCACGGCGCCCAGCACATAAACGCTGGTGCCTTCAAAAAAAGTCTCGTCAAATTCTATGGTAATTTCTAATCCGCGCACGGCGGTGGACAGCACCTCGTCGCTCATCCGGCGCACAATCGGCCGGCTTGAAACATTAGTAATCCCTTCAAGCTGCTTTTCGGTAACGCGGTTGCCAAGAGGCGCGTAAATCCCGATCAATTCGCGCAGCGCCTCAGCAGAGCTGCCATCGGTGGTCTGGGCAATCGACAGGTAATTCAGTGAAAGATGGCTGATCAGACGCCAGGCAGTATCGCCCTGTGCCAGTGTCGGATGCGGCCGTGTCGGCGAAATAGGGGTGCGCACCGTCTTGACCGGCCCCCCCTCCGGCAGGTGGAAAACATTGTCATCTCCCGTGGACAGCAACATCGGAAGATCACGGTTGGTGCAAAGAGCGGTGACGGCCAGTTGGTCCAGTTTGGCAGAATAAGGCGCCTGTTTGCGATCCACCAAAGACAGGTAAACCTCCGATCCCAGATAAGAGGTGCGCACACCGCGCAGCCGTTCCTTTTCACTGCGTTGGCGCATCTTGCGGCTTTGTGTGTAATAGGTCGCGTGCATATCACCGGCGGCGGTAAAATCCGTTGCGGAATAGAAGGGCCGGAATTCGACATCATCGGCACCATCGCCACTGATGCCGGTGACGGATTCGATATTGTAAATCTCGAAATCCAGCCCCGCCGTGCGGTTGGGCACAACATGCTGTTCTGTATCCCGCGCCGTCACATGCAGCCGGTCACAGCGTTTGCGAAACAGATTAACGGCGGGCACGGCGTTCAGACCAAAGGCTTCGGGTGTGATGGCCGGTGCCAGATCCTTGTTGCCATCGCCCAGCAGGATGTAAATATCCACCTCTGCCCCTTTGGCCTTGCGCAGGGCCGGTTGCAAACCGCTGAGATTCACAAACATGAACCTTTCGGGCATTGCAAAATACTCCTGCAACAACCGATACCCGTCAAACGTGCGGCGCGGGGTCGGCAGTAGCGCCTCTTCCCGTGTCAGGCCAACCTGTTTCAACGCGCCCTTGGGCAGGCCCATTGTCCAATCCGCCCGCCGATCCGCAGACCGCCCGGCAACACCAACCGTCTGGGTGCAGAGCAGTTCATGCAATTGCCAACTGCGCCCGGATTGACGATCCAGATAAAGCGTCAGATCATCCATGCTGAGTTCGGAAATCGGATCGCCGTCCAACCGCTTCAGCCGCAATCGGATGCCCGCGCGCGCCTTGCTGCTGGTCCCGACACCCGCCGCAACCAGACCACCACGGCTGTCGATATATTCTGCCTCGGAAATCTCGATCGGCCAGAGGGTGACTTTATGAGCGGTGCGAAATTCACAAGCTGTTTGTTCGCCGTCCAACAAACGGCTGCGTACAGTTGTATGACGCGGCAGGACATAACCGGTTTTCAAACCCGCATTCGACAGGTCAGGTTTGAATTGCGCAATCATCATCGAGGGTGTGGGTGCCAGATAATGCGGATAGATAATCTCAAGCAGGTGCGAGGTGAAAACCGGAAACTGCATTTCCAGTTCCAGCTGCACCCGTGCTGACAGAAACGCGACCCCTTCAAGCAAACGCTCGACATAGGGGTCCATGACCTCGACCCCTTCCATCCCCAGGCGATTGGCAATCTTTGGATAGGCATCTGCAAATTCCGCCCCCATATCGCGCATGAAGGACAGTTCATTTTCGTAATGTCTGAGCAGTCGGGTATCCATCGCGCCTACCCCACCCTGTCGAGCGAAATCTCACCCGTTGTCACATCGACTTTGCTGCGCAAATACAGCTCAAGCGGCACGGGCTGGGCCCACATATCGGCATGAATATCAAACGCAATCTGGGTTTCGCCCTTGGCTTGTTCTGTGCGCAACTCAACTGCGGTGGAGCCCATGATGATGCGCGGTTCATGCACCGAAATGGCATTCAAAATCGACTTGCGGATCAGCTCTGCCCGCACAGAGGTGGAATATTCACCCGCCACTTCACGCACACCGTAGTTCAACACGGATTTCGCGGCATTTGGGTATTTCTCGGAGTCCAACGCTTTGCCAAGGCTGTTGGTGTTCAGCAGCCATGACAGGTCCCTCTTGATGATCTCGCGCAGGCGGGTGATGTCGATGGCGCGATGGGCACGGCTTTCTTGCTTTTGGGTTGGTTCTTCGTCGGTCAGCCGGTCCAGAAGGGACGGCTGCAACCGTTCAGCAAGCATTTTTTCAGCCATCTTGTGCAGCCTCTTCCGGTTCATCCGGGCCGTGATCGATGATCAACTCGCGCACATCAAGCAGTGCAACATCATCCTGATCGGTTGCAAACAGCCGTTGTCCAACACCAACAAAGGTTTCGCCACCCGCGTCTATCCAATTGGTTGCGCGGGATAATTTTTCAGCGTCGCCACCATTCTCAGGCGTGCCGGCATATCTGGTCGGGATTAGGGCCACCACTTCACCGCCATTGCGCAGGGTCACGGTGGCGGCAGTCCAGACCGCATCGCGCAAATCTGCGGGTTCTTCGATCACAAGTTTCGAAACCTGTGCAAAGGGCAGCCAGAAATACCGCCCGTTGATCACAATCTCCAGCACCGGGCCCATGCGCATATCAGCATCGGCGATCCATTCAAATGCGGTGCCATTTACGGTCCCCGAACTGGTCGGTGCCTGTTCAAAAGCCTGTTCACGCAGGGCAGCGGCCTCGGCAGGTTTGCCTTGGGCCAGCATTTTCTGCGCTTCGATCAATAGGGCAAGCCAAGGGTCAGGCTCACCAAAAACCATCGGTTCCTTTTCGCCCTTAAAGACCTTCTCGCGGTAGACTTCACAGATGATCCCCTCGCGATAAGTCTGGGCCATCATCAGGGCCAAGGGATCCATTTCACCACTAAGCTTCAGTTGATTAATCGCCCGCTTCCAATCGCCCAGAACACACAGCAGCTGGAACAGAAAAATGCGCAGCTTGGCTTCCGCAGGTTCTGCGCGGACCTTGTCCTGCAATGCAGTGAGTGTGGCAGCCAGATCGCCAGATTTAAGATGTTCTTCGGGCGTCATATGACAGCCTCCGCTCGGGTTAGGATGCGAGGAGAAAGGGCGCAAATAGGGAAGGTCGCGCGCGGGCGACCGCGCGCGACGCCATTATCAATCGCCGGAATAGGTTTCCATCTTGCCGGAACGCAGGTTCCAGAGGAATTCGTTCTCTTTGGCCAGAGCACCAGTTGCCTGATCGGTGTGGTGGTATTCCATTTTCACACCAACATAGGCCAGTGACCACGTCTCTTCCGGGATACCATCCGCGCTGGCAGAGATGCTGAACTTGTCAACGATCACGTTCTTGAATGTCCAGATCGCAAAAGGTTTCAGACCTTCACCGTCGCCATCACCGGAACGGCACCAGTGCATCGTGACGGAATCCTTGACCGTGCCGTTGGCAACAGCCAGCGCCAGCAAGTTGGAGGCTTTACCAACCTGTGACGTCAGTTCGATTTTCTGGAAGTTGGTGTTGGCATGTGCACGCTGGTTTGATCCCAGATCGGTCATATCAACCGCACGTTCCAGTTCAAAGGTAGCAGATTCCAGAACGATCCAGTTCTTATGGTTCCCTTCGGTCGCATCACCAGGGATTTTGTCGATTTCCATGAACATATTAGCAGCCATTGTGCTATTCCTTTCAAAAAGATTGTTAAGTTTAAGTTAGGCCGTAATGGCGGACCCCAAGCTAATTCGAGGGATCAGGCGCCTTTTTCAGAAGGGAGCTTGGATACAAGCCGCAATGAAACCGAAAGGCCTTCCAACTGGTAATGTGGGCGCAGGAAGAACTTCGACGTGTAATATCCGGGATTGCCTTCCACCTCTTCGACAACAACTTCTGCTGCTGCGAGCGGCTTCCGCGCCTTCTCGTTTTCCGACGAAATGTCGGCGTTGAAATCAACGTAATTGTTGATCCACTCTTGCAGCCATCTTTCCATATCCTGACGGCTTTTGAAAGACCCGACTTTGTCGCGCACCATGCATTTAAGGTAATGTGCAAAACGGCATGTGGCGAAAAGATAAGGCAGGCGGGCTGCAAGATTTGCGTTGGCCGTCGCGTCCGGGTCGTCATATTCTGCAGGCTTGTGCAGAGACTGAGCGCCCATAAATGTTGCAACGTCCGTGTTTTTCCGGTGGATCAGCGGCATCATGCCATTCTTGGCAAGCTCCGCTTCGCGCCGGTCGTCGATGGCGATTTCCGTGGGGCATTTCTGGTCCACGCCACCATCTGTCGTTGGGAAAGTATGCGAAGGCAGGTTTTCCAACGTACCGCCGGATTCCACGCCGCGAATGCGCGAGCACCAGCCGTATTCCTTGAACGAGCGGTTGATATTAACCGCCATCCCATAGGCCGCATTGATCCAGCCATATTTGCTGTGATCCGACCCGTCGGTATCTTCTTCAAACGAAAAAGCCTCAACCGGTTCGGTTTTGGCGCCATAAGGCAGACGCCCCAGAAAACGCGGCATCGCAAGGCCGACATATTTGGAGTCTTCGCTTTCACGCAGGGATTTCCAGGACGCATATTCCGGTGTCTGGAAAATCTTGGTCAGATCGCGCGGGTTGCTCAGCTCTGACCAGCTGTCCATCTGGAACAGCTCGGGCTTGGCCCCGGTGATCAGCGGTGCGTGACCGGCTGCGGCAATCTTGGCCATCTCGCCCAGCAGCTCAACATCCTGCGGACTGTGGTCAAAGTGGTAATCCGCCACCAGAGAGCCATAGGGTTCGCCACCCAGTTGCGAGAACTCTTCTGTATAGAGCTTCTTGAAGATCGGCGATTGATCCCAAGCCGTGCCTTTGAATTTGCGCAGGGTCTTGTGCATCTCTTTCTTGGAAATGCTCATGAACCGGATTTTCAGGTTCTCATCTGATTCAGTGTTGTTGACCAGATAATGCATGCCGCGCCACGCGCTTTCCATTTGCTGGAACTCTTCGTGGTGCAGGATCAGATTCACCTGCTCTGTCAGCTTTTTGTCAATCTCGGCAACAATGCCTTCGATAGAGCGCAGCGCATCGTCAGAAATCAGCGCCGTATTGCTCAGCGCCTGTTCCGCCAATGCCTTGACCGCAGATTCAACCGCCGTCTTGGCCTGATCGGACTTTGGACGGAATTCCTTTTGCAGCAGGCTTTCAAACTCGGAGGAGCCAAATGCCGTTTCACCGCCAGCTGCTTCTACTTGGACGTCTTCTTCAGCCATGGGTTATCCCTCCTCTTTCGCGTCAGGTTTTGGCTGTGCCGCCAAGGTCTTAAGCAGCGCCGGGTCCTGCATGATCTTGCTGATCAGATCCTCGGCACCGGATTTACCGTCCATATAGGTCATCAGGTTGCTCAACTGGGTGCGCGCATCCAGCAGCTCGGCCAGCGGCTCAACCTTGGCCGCAATCGCAGCCGGGGAAAAATCATCCATGCTGTTGAAAGTGATATCAACTGCCATGTTGCCTTCACCCGTCAGGGTATTGGGCACGGTAAAGGCGGCGCGCGGCGCAATCGACTTCATCCGGTCATCGAAGTTATCAACGTCAATCTCAAGGAACTTGCGATCAGCAACCGCAGGCTGTTCAACTTCGGATTTACCGGCAAGGTCGCTCATCACGCCCATGACAAACGGCAATTGCACCTTTTTCTCGGCACCATAAAGCTCCACATCGTATTCGATCTGGACGCGGGGGGCCCTGTTGCGAGCAATGAATTTTTGGGAACTACCGGCCATGAAGGGCTCCTTGGTCTTGAATAATAAAATGCAGGGGAGGCCCTGCGGTGAAAAACAAATTTGTGTTGGCGGAAAGGTTAATCACCTCTGATCCCCGCAACATTCTTGGCCTGCTCCAGGCCCTGAGGTGCAATTTCCTTCATGATCGTCAGGAAATCAGCACCAACCAGTTTCTTGGCGCGCTCCAGCAGGATCGGCATCGGACTGGAAGGTTCTTGGCGTTCATAATAACTGATGATCCGGTCCAGCGCGTTCGACACATCAGAGGGGGATTGAATCCCGGCAGGGGCACTTGGCGCAGCCGCCGGTGCCCCACCCGCAGCGGGTGCGTCCCCTGCTGCAACTTCGGCCCCTTCTTCGGGGACAACGGCATCTCCGCCAACCACTTCGGAAAGGCGGCGCACAACTTGGTTCAGAACCTTTTGCACATCTTCCAGATCCGGGCCCTGACCTGGGGTTTTCTCAACAAAAATAGCGTCAATCGCCTTGAGATCCGCCTGTGCGCTCAAGGCCGCGGCAAGGAAATCTGACAGAATTTGCGAATCGGTATCCTGAAAGGCTGCGTTTACCGCCGCGCTATCGGGCACCTCTGCCATGCCAGCCGGGGCCGTCGCGGTCCCTTCAGCAATCTCGATCATCCGCAAGCCCATGTTGCCAAACATTCGGCTTTCAGTCAGCGGTGCCTTACGCAAGGCCCGGATCACCGTGTCGCCGCCGTTCAGCCCCTGAACCGCGTTGATCCGCATGGTGGGATCATTGTCGTCGTCTTCATCCAGTTCCGGGTGGCAGCTGTCCCAGTAGGTCTCAAGGCAACCACGTACAAAAGCGGTCGCTTCGGCGAACCCGGTCAGCCCTTTGGTATGCAGCGTCGCTTCCGCAAAAAACACAGCGGCGCGAATGTCGTGGCTGCGTTCCAGTACCGCCACAGCTTTTTTAACAACATCGCCAAAGTCCGGGTCTTCGGCTTCAAGAATCTTGTCGCCTTCTTGCTTCTCTTCGCCGGGTTGCGCGGCCAGTTCCATGTCCACAAACCCGGGGTCATACTCAAGATTTTCACCGCTCGGCTCGTCATCCCCATGGGGTTCAAGCAACTTAGCAACGTCCATTTCTAGCCCCCCAAAAGCTGGATTTTATGTGATCGGCAGCAGCGGCGCAGTCCAAGTTCATAGATCACAAAATCACAAACGGTTAAAAACAATAAATAAAATAACACTCTGTCCCCCATCGAAATTGCATGAAGGAAAATGCAAGGTTGACCTGTAGTCAGCCTTATCGTCAATTCTATGTCAATGGCTTTCCACCAAAAAACGAGAGGAATCTAAATTGGCCTATGTCCCGATGAAGACCGAAGAGCTCAAAAAAATGGTGATGATGGGCAAAAAACGCCCGATGAATTTTGCCTATAATCCGGGGCCAAAAGACGAGGATCTGATGATCATCGACCGGATCAAACAACCGGATGTTCTGGGCCGGATCGCGAAGAAGGAAGGCAAAGGCACCAAAGTTGCGGCAGGCACCTTTGAGCTGGAGGGCAAGAAGTTCTCGATAAAGGTGGCCAAGGAATTGCCCGGGCTGGCCAAGAAGCTGCGCAAATACCTCAAGAAGCTGGATTTCTCTTTCAGCATTGAAGTGCTCGATCTTGATGGCGCAGTGCTTGAGGCCGATCTGACGGATGAGGAACAGCAAGAACAGGCGCAAAAGGCAGCCGCACCTGCGCAAGACGCAACACCGGAGCCAAAGCCGGAACAAGCAGCGGCAGATCAGGCTGCACCTGAAAACGATGGCCGGTTCACGCAGGTTCAGGATGGCAAGCAGCCCGAAGCAAATATGCCCGACCCAGAACCGGCGGACCAACAGGACGCAGAAGCTGCGGATGCGCCTGACACCTCTGCCCAACGTGCCGCGCTCAGCGAACGCCTGCGCGCTTTGCAAGCACCAATCGCGGACTTGGGCAAGTCCGGGGCACCGCTTGGCAAGGCGGCGGGTGCGGTCGTGGCCCAGATCAAGGCAGGCTCACTCGATACCGCCGACGCCACCCTGACCAAGATCGAAGCCGGCCTTGCCAAAGCGCAAGCGCGCGCTGCCGCCACGAAGGACGCAGGCAAATCCGACCAGCCTGAACAACAAACGCAGGAGGCGAAGGACACCCCGGACATGTCCGGGGTAACCGCCCGTGCCGCCGCCCTGCGCAGTGCCGTCGATGCGGTACAGGGTGACGAAACTGCGCCCATTAAAAAGACGCTTGTTCAAGCACTTGCAGCGATCAAGGCCCAGGATGTCGCCACTGCTGAGACC is from Sulfitobacter pacificus and encodes:
- the tssB gene encoding type VI secretion system contractile sheath small subunit, with product MAGSSQKFIARNRAPRVQIEYDVELYGAEKKVQLPFVMGVMSDLAGKSEVEQPAVADRKFLEIDVDNFDDRMKSIAPRAAFTVPNTLTGEGNMAVDITFNSMDDFSPAAIAAKVEPLAELLDARTQLSNLMTYMDGKSGAEDLISKIMQDPALLKTLAAQPKPDAKEEG
- a CDS encoding type VI secretion system accessory protein TagJ; amino-acid sequence: MTPEEHLKSGDLAATLTALQDKVRAEPAEAKLRIFLFQLLCVLGDWKRAINQLKLSGEMDPLALMMAQTYREGIICEVYREKVFKGEKEPMVFGEPDPWLALLIEAQKMLAQGKPAEAAALREQAFEQAPTSSGTVNGTAFEWIADADMRMGPVLEIVINGRYFWLPFAQVSKLVIEEPADLRDAVWTAATVTLRNGGEVVALIPTRYAGTPENGGDAEKLSRATNWIDAGGETFVGVGQRLFATDQDDVALLDVRELIIDHGPDEPEEAAQDG
- the tssE gene encoding type VI secretion system baseplate subunit TssE — translated: MAEKMLAERLQPSLLDRLTDEEPTQKQESRAHRAIDITRLREIIKRDLSWLLNTNSLGKALDSEKYPNAAKSVLNYGVREVAGEYSTSVRAELIRKSILNAISVHEPRIIMGSTAVELRTEQAKGETQIAFDIHADMWAQPVPLELYLRSKVDVTTGEISLDRVG
- the tssA gene encoding type VI secretion system protein TssA, whose amino-acid sequence is MDVAKLLEPHGDDEPSGENLEYDPGFVDMELAAQPGEEKQEGDKILEAEDPDFGDVVKKAVAVLERSHDIRAAVFFAEATLHTKGLTGFAEATAFVRGCLETYWDSCHPELDEDDDNDPTMRINAVQGLNGGDTVIRALRKAPLTESRMFGNMGLRMIEIAEGTATAPAGMAEVPDSAAVNAAFQDTDSQILSDFLAAALSAQADLKAIDAIFVEKTPGQGPDLEDVQKVLNQVVRRLSEVVGGDAVVPEEGAEVAAGDAPAAGGAPAAAPSAPAGIQSPSDVSNALDRIISYYERQEPSSPMPILLERAKKLVGADFLTIMKEIAPQGLEQAKNVAGIRGD
- a CDS encoding Hcp family type VI secretion system effector, coding for MAANMFMEIDKIPGDATEGNHKNWIVLESATFELERAVDMTDLGSNQRAHANTNFQKIELTSQVGKASNLLALAVANGTVKDSVTMHWCRSGDGDGEGLKPFAIWTFKNVIVDKFSISASADGIPEETWSLAYVGVKMEYHHTDQATGALAKENEFLWNLRSGKMETYSGD
- the tssF gene encoding type VI secretion system baseplate subunit TssF: MDTRLLRHYENELSFMRDMGAEFADAYPKIANRLGMEGVEVMDPYVERLLEGVAFLSARVQLELEMQFPVFTSHLLEIIYPHYLAPTPSMMIAQFKPDLSNAGLKTGYVLPRHTTVRSRLLDGEQTACEFRTAHKVTLWPIEISEAEYIDSRGGLVAAGVGTSSKARAGIRLRLKRLDGDPISELSMDDLTLYLDRQSGRSWQLHELLCTQTVGVAGRSADRRADWTMGLPKGALKQVGLTREEALLPTPRRTFDGYRLLQEYFAMPERFMFVNLSGLQPALRKAKGAEVDIYILLGDGNKDLAPAITPEAFGLNAVPAVNLFRKRCDRLHVTARDTEQHVVPNRTAGLDFEIYNIESVTGISGDGADDVEFRPFYSATDFTAAGDMHATYYTQSRKMRQRSEKERLRGVRTSYLGSEVYLSLVDRKQAPYSAKLDQLAVTALCTNRDLPMLLSTGDDNVFHLPEGGPVKTVRTPISPTRPHPTLAQGDTAWRLISHLSLNYLSIAQTTDGSSAEALRELIGIYAPLGNRVTEKQLEGITNVSSRPIVRRMSDEVLSTAVRGLEITIEFDETFFEGTSVYVLGAVMERFFRKYTTINSFTETVLKTERRGEIARWRPTSGLGQTL
- the tssC gene encoding type VI secretion system contractile sheath large subunit, translated to MAEEDVQVEAAGGETAFGSSEFESLLQKEFRPKSDQAKTAVESAVKALAEQALSNTALISDDALRSIEGIVAEIDKKLTEQVNLILHHEEFQQMESAWRGMHYLVNNTESDENLKIRFMSISKKEMHKTLRKFKGTAWDQSPIFKKLYTEEFSQLGGEPYGSLVADYHFDHSPQDVELLGEMAKIAAAGHAPLITGAKPELFQMDSWSELSNPRDLTKIFQTPEYASWKSLRESEDSKYVGLAMPRFLGRLPYGAKTEPVEAFSFEEDTDGSDHSKYGWINAAYGMAVNINRSFKEYGWCSRIRGVESGGTLENLPSHTFPTTDGGVDQKCPTEIAIDDRREAELAKNGMMPLIHRKNTDVATFMGAQSLHKPAEYDDPDATANANLAARLPYLFATCRFAHYLKCMVRDKVGSFKSRQDMERWLQEWINNYVDFNADISSENEKARKPLAAAEVVVEEVEGNPGYYTSKFFLRPHYQLEGLSVSLRLVSKLPSEKGA